The following proteins come from a genomic window of Oncorhynchus mykiss isolate Arlee chromosome 19, USDA_OmykA_1.1, whole genome shotgun sequence:
- the cyp1c2 gene encoding cytochrome P450, family 1, subfamily C, polypeptide 2: protein MALLETDFEVKGSSIIREWSGQVQPALVASLVFLFCLEACLWVRNLRLKRRLPGPFAWPVVGNAMQLGQMPHITFSKLAKKYGNVYQIRLGCNNIVVLNGDASIREALVQHSTEFAGRPNFVSFQSVSGGNSMTFTNYSKQWRTHRKIAQTTIRAFSSANSQTKKAFEQHVVAEATELIEAFLKLNAEGQFFNPAHELTVAAANVICALCFGKRYGHDDIEFRTLLGSVDKFGETVGAGSLVDVMPWLQYFPNPVRRVYQSFKDLNKEFFTFVRDKVVEHRETFDPEVTRDMSDAIIGVIDKADSDTGLTEAHTEGTVSDLIGAGLDTVSTCLHWMLLLLVKYPNIQTRLQEQIDKVVGRDRLPCIEDKANLAYLDAVIYETMRYTSFVPLTIPHSTTSDVTIEGFHIPKDTVVFINQWSVNHDPLQWKDPHLFDPSRFLDENGALDKDLTSSVMIFSAGKRRCIGDQIAKVEVFLFSAILIHQCTFENNPSQDLSLDCSYGLTLKPLNYKISAKLRGELLTGA, encoded by the coding sequence ATGGCACTGCTGGAAACAGACTTTGAGGTGAAAGGCAGCAGCATCATCAGGGAGTGGAGTGGACAGGTCCAGCCAGCGCTGGTCGCCTCCTTGGTTTTCCTCTTCTGTCTGGAAGCCTGTCTGTGGGTCAGGAATCTCAGACTCAAGAGAAGGCTACCAGGACCTTTTGCCTGGCCGGTGGTGGGCAATGCCATGCAGCTGGGGCAGATGCCTCATATCACCTTCTCCAAGCTGGCAAAGAAGTACGGCAACGTGTATCAGATAAGACTGGGCTGCAACAACATAGTGGTGCTTAATGGAGATGCATCAATACGAGAAGCATTGGTTCAACACAGCACAGAGTTTGCAGGCAGACCCAACTTTGTGTCTtttcagtcagtgtctggtggtaACAGCATGACATTCACTAACTACAGCAAACAGTGGAGGACGCACCGGAAGATCGCTCAGACCACCATTAGAGCTTTCTCCTCTGCCAACAGCCAGACCAAAAAAGCATTTGAACAGCACGTTGTGGCAGAGGCCACTGAGCTCATTGAAGCTTTCCTCAAACTCAATGCTGAGGGACAGTTTTTCAACCCTGCTCATGAACTGACAGTAGCTGCTGCCAATGTAATCTGTGCCCTGTGCTTTGGAAAACGTTATGGACATGATGACATTGAGTTTAGAACCCTTCTGGGCAGCGTGGACAAGTTTGGAGAGACGGTGGGGGCTGGCAGCTTGGTGGATGTCATGCCCTGGCTTCAGTATTTCCCAAATCCTGTCCGCAGGGTCTACCAGAGCTTCAAAGACCTCAATAAAGAGTTTTTCACCTTTGTGAGAGACAAGGTTGTGGAGCACAGGGAGACATTTGACCCTGAAGTGACCCGGGACATGAGTGATGCCATTATTGGGGTCATTGACAAGGCGGACAGTGATACCGGGTTGACGGAGGCCCACACAGAAGGGACAGTGTCTGATCTGATTGGTGCAGGACTGGATACTGTGTCCACTTGCCTTCATTGGATGCTCCTTTTATTGGTGAAATACCCCAACATCCAAACCAGACTGCAGGAGCAGATTGACAAAGTGGTAGGCCGTGACAGGCTGCCCTGTATTGAGGACAAAGCCAACCTGGCTTACCTAGATGCCGTTATCTATGAGACCATGCGCTACACCAGCTTTGTACCCCTCACCATCCCACACTCCACCACCTCAGATGTTACCATCGAAGGCTTCCACATCCCCAAAGACACAGTGGTCTTCATCAACCAGTGGTCTGTCAACCACGACCCTTTACAGTGGAAGGACCCACATCTCTTTGACCCTTCACGGTTTCTAGATGAAAATGGTGCCCTTGACAAGGATCTGACCAGcagtgtgatgatattctcagcAGGAAAGAGGCGATGTATCGGTGACCAGATAGCCAAAGTGGAGGTCTTTTTATTTTCTGCTATTTTGATTCACCAGTGCACATTTGAAAATAATCCAAGTCAGGACCTCTCCTTAGACTGCTCCTATGGGTTAACATTGAAGCCCCTGAACTACAAGATCTCTGCCAAGCTCAGAGGAGAATTACTTACTGGGGCATAA